One genomic region from Candidatus Xiphinematobacter sp. encodes:
- a CDS encoding protein arginine kinase, translated as MKLSKIISNTGEWLKGEGPHRNIVISSRVRLARNLRGKPFPGWAKKAERLGVVQIIKPVVESLPEMQDAFTEHLESLSSLEKQILVERHLISREHAARGVGSAVVMNTAQTLSFMINEEDHLRMQAICSGLQLTKVFDMINQADSKLEMALDFAFHDQLGYLTACPTNVGTGIRASAMLHLPALVMNDLVNKIINSVNKIGLAVRGLHGEGSEAIGNLFQVSNQTTLGESEEEIIDRLNKVIETILEHEQNARQVLLEQRSVTLLDQIGRAYGILCHARSIGSKEALNLLSIIKLGIDLGLFHDGARHLVDELFIETQPAHLQKGVQKMAVEARDALRSSIIRTKLNAISQPDVARISPMPGEDGKTS; from the coding sequence ATGAAACTCTCCAAAATTATTTCCAATACAGGTGAGTGGCTAAAAGGGGAGGGGCCTCACCGGAACATTGTCATTAGTAGCAGGGTGCGCCTGGCACGGAACCTGCGGGGCAAGCCTTTTCCCGGTTGGGCTAAAAAAGCGGAGCGTTTGGGAGTAGTACAGATAATCAAACCTGTTGTTGAATCGCTTCCGGAGATGCAAGACGCCTTCACGGAGCATCTAGAATCGCTTTCTTCGCTGGAAAAACAAATTTTGGTAGAACGTCATCTCATCAGTAGAGAACATGCAGCCAGGGGGGTGGGAAGTGCTGTTGTAATGAACACTGCTCAAACCCTTAGCTTCATGATCAACGAGGAGGACCATCTACGCATGCAGGCTATCTGTTCCGGTCTCCAGCTGACCAAAGTGTTCGATATGATTAACCAAGCGGACAGCAAGCTAGAAATGGCACTTGACTTTGCCTTTCATGATCAACTTGGATATCTTACAGCCTGTCCTACAAATGTCGGCACCGGTATACGTGCTTCTGCTATGCTGCATCTGCCTGCCCTGGTGATGAACGACCTAGTAAACAAAATTATTAATTCAGTTAATAAGATTGGCTTAGCTGTCCGTGGGCTCCATGGAGAGGGATCTGAGGCTATTGGCAATCTTTTCCAGGTTTCCAACCAGACCACACTAGGTGAGTCAGAGGAGGAGATTATCGATCGACTCAACAAGGTAATTGAAACCATCCTCGAGCATGAGCAGAATGCGCGCCAAGTTCTTCTGGAGCAGCGTTCTGTCACATTATTAGACCAGATTGGGCGTGCCTACGGTATACTTTGCCACGCCCGCTCGATTGGTTCGAAAGAAGCGCTTAATTTGCTTTCCATCATTAAGCTTGGGATAGACTTAGGTTTGTTTCACGATGGTGCCAGACATCTTGTAGATGAGCTTTTTATTGAGACCCAACCGGCGCACCTCCAAAAGGGTGTACAAAAGATGGCAGTCGAA